One Methylosinus sp. C49 DNA segment encodes these proteins:
- a CDS encoding DUF3775 domain-containing protein, giving the protein MPEINTDKVCFVIVKARELEAEDEGMRPDASNPSDDKFVSVLTEEGWSPNRRELVEFIEAMDDDEQAELVALVWVGRGDFTADDWDSAVIQAKERRKGPTSKYLLGIPLLASYLEAGLDEFDESCEGFEDDRQ; this is encoded by the coding sequence ATGCCGGAGATCAATACCGACAAAGTTTGTTTCGTCATCGTCAAAGCGCGCGAGCTGGAGGCCGAAGACGAGGGAATGCGGCCCGACGCCTCAAATCCTTCGGACGACAAATTCGTGAGCGTGCTGACGGAAGAGGGATGGTCGCCCAATCGCCGCGAGCTCGTCGAGTTCATCGAGGCGATGGACGATGACGAGCAGGCGGAGCTGGTCGCGCTCGTCTGGGTCGGACGCGGCGATTTCACCGCCGATGATTGGGATTCCGCCGTCATTCAGGCGAAGGAACGACGCAAAGGGCCGACCTCGAAATATCTGCTCGGCATTCCGCTGCTGGCGAGCTATCTGGAGGCGGGGCTCGACGAATTCGACGAGAGCTGCGAAGGCTTCGAGGACGATCGGCAATAG
- a CDS encoding L,D-transpeptidase — protein MRRIAVALCISFMGCSAGSAYETGGLAGLFDLSPRGQQQPADGRPQATAVAREIVSYPGGYSPGTIVVSTNERRLYYVLGNNQAIRYGVGVGRPGFEWTGTRVVSSKREWPDWTPPAQMLRRRPDLPRHMQGGLTNPLGARAMYLGGSLYRIHGSNEPETIGQAVSSGCIRMTNEDVVDLYERVRVGARVIVTR, from the coding sequence ATGCGGCGTATCGCAGTTGCTCTGTGCATTTCATTCATGGGTTGCTCGGCCGGGTCTGCGTACGAAACAGGGGGCTTGGCTGGATTGTTCGATTTGAGTCCGCGTGGACAGCAGCAGCCGGCCGACGGCCGGCCGCAGGCGACCGCCGTCGCCCGCGAGATCGTGTCCTATCCCGGCGGCTACTCGCCCGGCACCATCGTCGTCTCGACCAATGAGCGGCGGCTCTATTACGTTCTCGGCAATAATCAGGCGATCCGCTATGGCGTCGGCGTCGGCCGGCCGGGCTTCGAATGGACCGGGACCCGCGTCGTCTCCAGCAAGCGCGAATGGCCGGATTGGACGCCGCCCGCGCAAATGCTGCGCCGCCGCCCCGACCTGCCGCGCCATATGCAGGGCGGCCTCACCAATCCGCTCGGCGCGCGGGCCATGTATCTCGGCGGCTCGCTCTACCGCATCCACGGCTCCAACGAGCCCGAGACCATCGGCCAGGCCGTCTCCTCCGGCTGCATCCGCATGACCAATGAGGATGTCGTCGATCTCTACGAGCGCGTGCGCGTCGGCGCGCGGGTCATCGTCACCCGCTGA
- a CDS encoding metallophosphoesterase — MSDEPTPTEDDIMRALEARLGRLHARQRLGIERDHEAQIFGQGLNFFHPENLAASPVLIRIALTAVGLYRRGLANAEKLALRENEIVSARLPRAFDGFAILHLSDLHVDMCPGAMARLRAMVADLAYDLCVLTGDYRGATHGSHTAALDGMAELRAALRAPILAVLGNHDTILMTPGLEQMGMRVLLNECETFVRDGARLHIAGVDDAHYFRVDNIAKAGEAIPQGEFSLLLSHTPEIFRQAAHAGFDVLLAGHTHGGQICLPGGVALTLDSVLPRAYGAGAWRYHDMQGYTSVGAGSSVLPVRFNCPPEITLHRLRAA, encoded by the coding sequence ATGTCCGACGAGCCGACGCCGACCGAGGACGACATAATGCGGGCGCTGGAGGCGCGGCTCGGACGGCTGCATGCGCGCCAGAGGCTCGGCATAGAGCGCGACCATGAAGCGCAAATCTTCGGCCAGGGCCTCAATTTCTTTCACCCTGAGAATCTCGCGGCCTCTCCGGTACTGATCCGCATCGCGCTCACCGCCGTCGGACTCTACCGCCGCGGTCTCGCCAATGCGGAAAAGCTCGCGCTGCGCGAGAATGAGATCGTCAGCGCGCGGCTGCCGCGCGCCTTCGACGGCTTCGCCATTCTGCATTTGAGCGATCTGCATGTCGATATGTGTCCGGGCGCGATGGCGCGGCTGCGCGCGATGGTCGCCGATCTCGCCTATGATCTCTGCGTGCTCACCGGCGATTATCGTGGTGCGACGCATGGGTCCCACACGGCGGCGTTGGACGGCATGGCGGAGCTGCGCGCGGCTTTGCGCGCGCCGATCCTCGCCGTGCTCGGCAATCACGACACGATATTGATGACGCCGGGCCTCGAGCAAATGGGAATGCGCGTTCTGCTCAATGAATGCGAGACATTCGTCCGCGACGGCGCGCGCCTTCATATCGCCGGAGTCGACGACGCGCATTATTTTCGCGTCGACAATATCGCCAAGGCCGGCGAGGCGATTCCGCAAGGCGAGTTCTCTCTGCTACTCTCGCATACGCCGGAGATTTTCCGTCAGGCGGCGCATGCGGGCTTCGATGTTCTGCTCGCCGGCCATACGCATGGCGGGCAGATCTGCCTGCCGGGCGGCGTCGCGCTCACGCTCGACTCCGTGCTGCCGCGCGCCTATGGCGCCGGCGCTTGGCGATATCACGACATGCAAGGCTATACGTCTGTCGGCGCCGGCTCCTCCGTGCTGCCGGTGCGGTTCAATTGTCCGCCGGAGATCACCTTGCATCGGCTGCGGGCCGCCTGA
- a CDS encoding nicotinamidase: MIRKKIGLRSTDALLIVDLQLDFFSGGKLAVPKAEEILPVVNEVIDEARRSGTQIIVSRDWHPPDHVSFAAQGGEWPQHCVRGTRGAEFHPELRLPPGALFVSKAKRAEREQYSDFDGTSLAEELRRRAIDRIFIVGLAEDFCVKCSAIDAARLGFETYVLRAATRPVTREGGERARAEMRAAGVTVIEPSRAPYDVDHISRT; the protein is encoded by the coding sequence ATGATACGAAAGAAGATAGGGCTGCGCTCGACCGACGCTCTGCTGATCGTCGATCTTCAGCTCGACTTTTTTTCCGGCGGCAAGCTCGCCGTTCCGAAGGCCGAGGAGATTCTCCCGGTCGTCAATGAGGTCATCGACGAGGCGCGCCGCTCCGGGACTCAGATCATCGTGTCGCGCGACTGGCATCCGCCGGACCATGTGAGCTTTGCCGCACAGGGCGGCGAATGGCCGCAGCATTGCGTGCGCGGCACCAGAGGCGCGGAATTTCACCCTGAGCTGCGCCTGCCGCCGGGCGCTTTGTTCGTCTCCAAGGCCAAGCGCGCGGAGCGCGAGCAATATTCCGATTTCGACGGCACCAGCCTTGCCGAAGAGCTGCGCCGCCGGGCGATAGATCGCATTTTCATCGTTGGTCTCGCCGAGGATTTCTGCGTGAAATGCAGCGCGATCGACGCCGCGCGTCTCGGTTTCGAGACTTACGTTCTGCGCGCGGCCACGCGACCGGTGACGCGAGAGGGAGGCGAGAGAGCGCGGGCGGAAATGCGCGCCGCCGGCGTGACGGTGATCGAGCCGTCCCGCGCCCCATATGACGTCGATCACATCTCGAGGACGTGA
- a CDS encoding DUF971 domain-containing protein — translation MADADIWPSEIRLLEEGRKLKVSFENGASFDLSAEHLRVRSPSAEVQGHSPEERKTVGGKRNVAIIGVAPVGHYAVRLDFDDLHNTGIYTWGYLHELGAGGAADFAAYEQELAEQGLDRDRPGER, via the coding sequence ATGGCCGACGCGGATATTTGGCCCAGCGAGATACGCCTTTTAGAAGAGGGGCGGAAGCTCAAAGTGAGCTTCGAGAATGGCGCGAGCTTCGATCTTTCTGCCGAGCATTTGCGGGTGCGCAGCCCCTCGGCCGAGGTGCAGGGCCATTCGCCGGAGGAGCGCAAGACCGTGGGCGGCAAGCGCAATGTCGCCATAATCGGCGTCGCGCCGGTCGGCCATTATGCCGTGCGGCTGGATTTCGACGATCTCCACAACACCGGCATCTACACTTGGGGCTATCTCCACGAGCTCGGCGCCGGCGGCGCGGCGGATTTCGCCGCTTATGAGCAGGAGCTCGCGGAACAGGGCCTCGATCGGGACCGTCCGGGCGAACGATGA
- a CDS encoding endonuclease/exonuclease/phosphatase family protein gives MAGHFRLATFNIENLDWSPSAQDEFDRRLAVLRPQLAAIDADILCLQEVDAQRETAHAPRRFIALDRLVEGGAYENFFRATTSRPGGDAPADIHNLALLSRWPIVERRQLYHDIIAPWRWTPPAETSARQPIDILFERPILYARVMLPDGASLHVLNLHLRAPRAVPLPGEADRKSSRAFAEGQWLAAQKREAQALEARLFVDRIFDVETAPLIAVCGDLNCDAYDAPARILWGAEEAAVGPRSLAPLALRIAERERFTVIHAGRKTLIDQILASPALASRCEEVVISNDGLADEATAQDPILGSLHAPLAARFRL, from the coding sequence ATGGCGGGCCATTTTCGCCTCGCGACCTTCAACATAGAGAATTTGGACTGGTCGCCGTCGGCGCAGGACGAATTCGATCGGCGCCTCGCCGTGCTGCGTCCGCAGCTCGCGGCGATCGACGCAGATATTCTCTGCCTTCAGGAAGTCGATGCGCAACGCGAGACCGCGCATGCGCCGCGCCGTTTCATCGCGCTCGATCGCCTTGTCGAAGGCGGCGCCTATGAGAATTTCTTCCGGGCGACGACCTCGCGTCCGGGCGGCGATGCGCCCGCCGATATTCACAATCTCGCGCTGCTCTCGCGCTGGCCGATCGTCGAGCGCCGCCAGCTCTATCACGATATCATCGCGCCCTGGCGCTGGACTCCGCCGGCGGAGACGAGCGCTCGGCAGCCGATCGACATTCTGTTCGAGCGGCCCATTCTCTATGCGCGCGTCATGCTACCCGATGGGGCGTCGCTACATGTGCTGAACTTGCATTTGCGCGCGCCGCGCGCCGTGCCGCTGCCGGGCGAGGCGGATCGCAAATCGAGCCGCGCCTTCGCGGAAGGCCAATGGCTCGCCGCGCAAAAGCGCGAGGCGCAGGCGCTGGAGGCGCGGCTTTTCGTCGATCGCATCTTCGATGTCGAGACCGCGCCGCTCATCGCCGTCTGCGGCGATCTCAACTGCGACGCATATGATGCGCCCGCGCGCATTCTCTGGGGCGCGGAGGAGGCCGCGGTGGGGCCGCGGAGCCTCGCCCCGCTCGCGCTGCGCATTGCGGAGCGCGAGCGCTTCACAGTGATTCACGCCGGCCGCAAGACGCTCATCGATCAGATTTTGGCGTCGCCCGCGCTCGCGTCGCGATGTGAGGAGGTCGTGATATCGAATGATGGCCTCGCCGACGAGGCGACGGCGCAAGATCCGATTCTCGGCTCGCTCCACGCGCCGCTCGCCGCGCGCTTTCGTCTCTAG
- the moaA gene encoding GTP 3',8-cyclase MoaA yields the protein MNPHPKIAYDPTAPAPLVDPFGRAVSYLRVSVTDRCDFRCVYCMSEHMQFLPRRDLLTLEELDRLCTAFIERGTRKLRITGGEPLMRRDILSLFERLSRHLLSGRLEELTLTTNGSQLERFAQALVDCGVKRVNVSLDTLDRERFRQLTRTGDHERVLAGVDAALRAGLEVKLNAVALKGVNEDEFVALTRFAHERGMDMTFIEVMPLGEIDGGERVDQYIPLTLVRERLAERFTLTEIDYRSGGPARYMRVAETGGRVGFITPLSHNFCESCNRVRVTCTGTLFMCLGQEDAADLRAPLRADPTDASLNAAIDEAIARKPKGHDFIIDRSTRAPAVTRHMSTTGG from the coding sequence ATGAATCCGCATCCGAAAATCGCCTATGATCCCACGGCCCCCGCTCCGCTCGTCGACCCGTTCGGGCGGGCCGTCTCCTACCTGCGCGTCTCGGTGACGGATCGTTGCGATTTCCGCTGCGTCTACTGCATGTCCGAGCATATGCAATTTTTGCCCCGCCGCGATCTGCTGACGCTGGAGGAGCTGGACCGGCTCTGCACGGCCTTCATCGAGCGGGGGACGCGCAAGCTGCGCATCACCGGCGGCGAGCCTTTGATGCGCCGCGACATTCTCTCGCTGTTCGAGCGTCTCTCGCGCCATCTCCTCTCCGGCCGGCTGGAGGAGCTGACGCTCACCACCAACGGCTCGCAGCTCGAGCGCTTCGCGCAGGCGCTGGTCGATTGCGGCGTCAAGCGCGTCAATGTCTCGCTCGACACTCTGGATCGGGAGCGTTTCCGACAATTGACGCGCACCGGCGACCATGAGCGCGTTCTCGCCGGCGTCGACGCGGCGCTGCGCGCGGGCCTCGAGGTGAAGCTCAACGCCGTGGCGCTGAAGGGCGTCAATGAGGACGAGTTCGTCGCGCTGACGCGCTTCGCCCATGAGCGCGGCATGGACATGACCTTCATCGAGGTGATGCCGCTCGGCGAGATCGACGGCGGCGAGCGCGTCGATCAATATATCCCGCTGACCTTGGTCCGCGAGCGTCTCGCCGAGCGCTTCACGCTCACGGAGATCGACTATCGCAGCGGCGGCCCGGCCCGCTACATGCGCGTCGCCGAGACCGGCGGGCGCGTCGGCTTCATCACGCCGCTCTCGCATAATTTCTGCGAATCCTGCAATCGCGTGCGCGTCACCTGCACCGGCACTCTGTTCATGTGCCTCGGCCAGGAGGACGCCGCCGATCTGCGCGCGCCGCTGCGCGCCGATCCGACCGACGCCTCGCTCAACGCCGCCATAGACGAGGCGATCGCCCGCAAGCCCAAGGGCCATGATTTCATCATCGACCGCTCGACGCGCGCGCCGGCCGTCACGCGGCATATGAGCACGACCGGGGGATGA
- a CDS encoding serine protease: MMRGGGRIADAGLRGFRTAIGAALLLAASAAAAVAALYPREARRFMAEEDFRRYPGAGVLTCRTEEGVPERAAAAWLIGDRGLVVLNAHNFVDRKLRPTHPIDDCAFSIGEKEYAFDIDSLRFGFARDAKSLNITDDWALVRLRDPVDADIAPQPIPDGPALPTGVETLRVVMVSPAGHSNFRRATSIEECQIRQIDAPTEAGIRRARHDCNDGYGGSGSGIFADDGRLIAMHSASLDMNSRRDFDMERHFGMALLFEGELLDAIRANLRADAR, encoded by the coding sequence ATGATGCGAGGCGGAGGGCGAATTGCGGACGCAGGCCTTCGAGGCTTTCGGACGGCGATCGGCGCGGCCCTGCTGCTCGCGGCCAGCGCCGCCGCGGCCGTGGCGGCGCTCTATCCGCGAGAGGCGCGGCGCTTCATGGCGGAGGAGGATTTTCGCCGTTATCCGGGCGCCGGCGTGCTGACATGCCGGACGGAGGAAGGCGTGCCGGAACGCGCCGCCGCCGCTTGGCTGATCGGCGACCGCGGCCTCGTCGTGCTCAACGCGCATAATTTCGTCGATCGCAAGCTGCGGCCGACGCATCCCATAGACGATTGCGCTTTCTCCATCGGCGAGAAGGAATACGCCTTCGACATCGACAGCCTGCGCTTCGGCTTCGCGCGCGACGCCAAATCGCTGAACATCACCGATGATTGGGCGCTGGTGCGCCTGCGCGATCCCGTGGACGCCGATATAGCGCCGCAGCCGATCCCCGACGGGCCGGCGCTGCCGACCGGCGTCGAGACTCTGCGCGTGGTGATGGTGTCGCCGGCCGGCCACTCCAATTTCCGCCGCGCGACCAGCATAGAAGAATGCCAGATTCGCCAGATCGACGCGCCGACGGAGGCGGGAATTCGCCGCGCGCGGCATGATTGCAACGACGGCTATGGCGGCTCGGGCTCGGGAATTTTCGCCGACGATGGACGGCTCATCGCCATGCATAGCGCCTCGCTGGACATGAATTCGCGCCGCGATTTCGACATGGAGCGCCATTTCGGCATGGCGCTGCTGTTCGAGGGCGAATTGCTGGACGCTATTCGCGCCAACCTTCGGGCGGACGCGCGCTAG
- a CDS encoding Hsp20/alpha crystallin family protein, protein MAEAQTRVPVKESKETLPNSGLFDWHPLETLRRQIDRLFEDAPFQKGATPDLEPFGRFGIGWAATPAVDLVEKDKEYQITAELPGIDEKNVEVKLSNGSLIISGEKKEQREEKDKGYFLSERRYGSFRRAFRVPENVESDKIDATFAKGVLTVHLPKSAQAQKSEKNIDIKAA, encoded by the coding sequence ATGGCGGAAGCGCAGACGAGAGTTCCGGTGAAAGAATCGAAGGAGACGCTGCCGAACTCTGGATTGTTCGACTGGCATCCTCTGGAGACGCTGCGGCGGCAGATCGATCGCTTGTTCGAGGATGCGCCTTTCCAAAAAGGCGCGACGCCCGATCTCGAGCCCTTCGGCCGCTTCGGCATCGGCTGGGCGGCGACGCCCGCGGTCGATCTCGTCGAGAAGGACAAGGAATATCAGATCACCGCTGAGCTTCCCGGCATTGACGAGAAGAATGTCGAGGTGAAGCTTTCCAATGGCTCGCTCATCATCAGCGGCGAGAAGAAGGAGCAGCGCGAGGAGAAGGACAAGGGCTATTTCCTCTCCGAGCGTCGCTATGGCTCCTTCCGTCGCGCCTTTCGCGTGCCGGAGAATGTCGAGTCCGACAAGATCGACGCGACCTTCGCCAAAGGCGTGCTGACCGTGCATCTGCCCAAATCGGCGCAGGCGCAGAAATCCGAGAAGAATATCGATATAAAGGCTGCGTGA
- a CDS encoding CDP-archaeol synthase, translating to MARMEHGEDGMDGALILRLLLLLIVANGAPVLGKRLLGDVFASPLDGGARFFDGRPLLGPAKTWRGLLLAVLAAAGCAPLVGFPAHLGALLGAFAMAGDLFSSFVKRRLGLPSSSRAPGLDQIPEALLPLLAIAAPARLGAGEIVIVTGLFFFGSQALSRLMFDLRVRERPF from the coding sequence ATGGCGAGGATGGAACATGGCGAGGACGGGATGGATGGCGCCCTGATTCTCCGCTTGCTGCTTCTGCTGATCGTCGCCAATGGCGCGCCGGTGCTCGGAAAAAGGCTGCTCGGCGACGTCTTCGCCAGCCCCTTGGACGGCGGCGCCCGCTTCTTCGACGGACGCCCGCTGCTCGGCCCCGCCAAGACCTGGCGGGGTCTTCTTCTCGCCGTTCTCGCCGCCGCAGGCTGCGCGCCGCTGGTCGGCTTTCCCGCTCATCTCGGCGCATTGCTCGGCGCTTTCGCCATGGCGGGCGATCTTTTCTCGAGCTTCGTCAAGCGCCGGCTCGGCCTTCCCTCCAGCAGCCGCGCGCCGGGGCTCGACCAAATTCCCGAGGCGCTGCTCCCGCTTCTCGCCATCGCCGCCCCGGCCCGCCTCGGAGCCGGGGAGATCGTCATCGTCACCGGCCTGTTCTTTTTCGGCTCGCAGGCGCTCTCACGGCTCATGTTCGATCTGCGTGTCCGCGAGCGACCGTTCTGA
- a CDS encoding MucR family transcriptional regulator — translation MTSTNNIELAADIVSAYVSNNSVPAGDLPGLINEVYGALMRVGSGVVVEPAEAPKPAISVRKSVTNDFIVCLEDGKKFKSLKRHLRTQYGLSPEEYREKWGLAADYPMVAPNYAKARSTLAKQMGLGQQRRRRGGR, via the coding sequence ATGACATCGACGAACAACATCGAACTCGCGGCCGACATCGTTTCCGCCTATGTGAGCAATAATTCGGTTCCCGCCGGCGATCTTCCGGGCCTCATCAACGAAGTCTATGGCGCGCTCATGCGGGTCGGCTCCGGCGTCGTCGTCGAGCCGGCGGAAGCGCCCAAGCCCGCCATTTCGGTGCGCAAGTCGGTGACGAACGACTTCATCGTCTGCCTGGAGGACGGCAAGAAGTTCAAGTCTCTCAAGCGCCATCTGCGCACGCAATACGGTCTTTCGCCGGAAGAATATCGCGAGAAGTGGGGCCTCGCGGCCGATTATCCGATGGTCGCTCCGAATTACGCCAAGGCGCGCTCCACCCTCGCCAAGCAGATGGGCCTCGGCCAGCAGCGCCGCCGCCGCGGCGGCCGCTGA
- a CDS encoding transporter substrate-binding domain-containing protein — protein sequence MIRRLATAAAAIALLLCPAAAEPRHLRIASEGARPPFNYLDANNQLAGFEIDLTREICRRIEADCVFVTQEWESLVLGLENRQYDLVASAMEISEERQRRIDFSKPYAHTPSALIAQRQSALASADPKALQGARIGVVADGPQQAYAEDKLKESEVQRYATLEAAMLDLAEGRVDVVAEDKLAAMDFLRERKEGRCCRIIADLPQDAAYFGGGFGYGLRKGATELKSAIDAALDAIVADGSYRAIRSKYFDFDIR from the coding sequence ATGATACGGCGCCTCGCCACCGCCGCGGCGGCCATCGCCCTTCTTCTCTGCCCGGCCGCCGCCGAGCCGCGCCATTTGCGCATCGCCAGCGAAGGCGCGCGGCCGCCCTTCAACTATCTCGACGCCAATAATCAGCTCGCCGGATTCGAGATCGATCTGACGCGCGAGATCTGCCGCCGCATCGAGGCCGATTGCGTCTTTGTCACCCAGGAATGGGAGAGCCTCGTCCTCGGGCTCGAGAACCGTCAATATGATCTCGTCGCCTCCGCCATGGAGATAAGCGAGGAGCGGCAGCGCAGAATCGACTTCTCCAAGCCCTATGCGCATACGCCCTCGGCGCTGATCGCGCAGCGGCAATCGGCTCTCGCGAGCGCCGACCCGAAAGCGCTGCAGGGCGCGCGCATCGGCGTCGTCGCGGATGGGCCGCAACAGGCCTATGCGGAGGACAAGCTCAAGGAGAGCGAGGTGCAACGATACGCCACGCTCGAAGCGGCCATGCTGGACCTCGCCGAGGGGCGCGTGGACGTCGTCGCGGAGGACAAGCTCGCGGCCATGGATTTTCTGCGCGAGCGCAAGGAAGGACGCTGCTGCCGCATCATCGCCGATCTGCCGCAAGACGCGGCCTATTTCGGCGGCGGCTTCGGCTATGGCCTGCGCAAAGGCGCCACGGAGCTGAAGAGCGCGATAGACGCCGCGCTCGACGCCATCGTCGCCGATGGAAGCTATCGCGCAATCCGCAGCAAATATTTCGATTTCGACATACGCTGA
- a CDS encoding FAD-dependent oxidoreductase, whose product MGEGGAAAADGPDFSLGVSVADMADGAILPGRVGAEPALLIRCGDEFSIIGSACTHYQGPLGEGLVVADTIRCPWHHACFSLRDGRALRAPALDPIPCWRAEKRGDLLFAMEKIALQAPERAAPPTLGRVVIVGGGAAGLAAAHELREEGYSGSLVMVSADAAAPYDRPNLSKDYLAGSAPEDWLPLRPRAYYEERRIELLLATKVRAIDPRARLVSLEHGEPLRYDALLLATGAEPVRLTIPGAELPHVHYLRSLADSRALIAAAARATRVAVIGASFIGLETAAALRERGLEVHVVAPDATPMQKTLGEDIGRLVRATHEAHGVVFHLCESVVAIGEDHVALASGARVPADLVVVGVGVRPLTTLAEEAGLAVDRGVLVDEYLETSAPNVFAAGDIARWPDRRSGERIRIEHFVTAERQGQTAARNILGAKEPFEAPPFFWSRHYDLTIAYVGHAGAWDRVEIVGDLEKRDCIVTYFCRDHRMATATIGRDLDNLRVEAQMEASTGG is encoded by the coding sequence ATGGGCGAAGGCGGCGCAGCAGCGGCCGATGGCCCCGATTTCTCGCTCGGCGTCAGCGTCGCCGATATGGCCGACGGCGCCATTCTCCCCGGTCGAGTCGGCGCCGAGCCGGCGCTGCTCATCCGGTGCGGCGATGAATTCTCCATCATCGGCTCCGCCTGCACCCATTATCAGGGTCCGCTCGGCGAGGGGCTGGTCGTCGCCGACACCATCCGCTGCCCCTGGCATCACGCCTGTTTCAGCCTCCGCGACGGACGCGCGCTGCGGGCGCCGGCTCTCGATCCCATTCCCTGCTGGCGCGCCGAAAAGCGTGGCGATCTCCTCTTCGCCATGGAGAAGATCGCCCTCCAGGCGCCAGAGCGCGCGGCGCCGCCGACGCTCGGACGCGTCGTCATCGTCGGCGGCGGAGCGGCCGGGCTCGCCGCCGCCCATGAGCTGCGCGAGGAAGGCTATTCCGGCTCGTTGGTCATGGTCAGCGCCGACGCCGCCGCCCCCTATGACCGCCCCAATCTGTCGAAAGATTATCTCGCCGGCTCGGCGCCGGAAGATTGGCTGCCGCTGCGCCCGCGCGCCTATTACGAGGAGCGCCGCATCGAGCTGCTGCTGGCGACGAAAGTGCGCGCGATCGACCCCCGCGCGCGGCTGGTGTCCCTCGAGCATGGCGAGCCGCTACGCTATGACGCGCTGCTGCTGGCGACCGGCGCCGAGCCGGTGCGCCTGACAATTCCCGGCGCAGAGCTCCCGCATGTGCATTATCTGCGCAGCCTCGCCGACAGCCGCGCGCTCATCGCCGCGGCGGCGCGGGCCACGCGCGTCGCGGTGATCGGCGCGAGCTTCATCGGCCTCGAGACCGCCGCGGCGCTGCGCGAGCGCGGGCTCGAGGTCCATGTCGTGGCGCCGGACGCGACGCCGATGCAGAAGACTCTCGGCGAGGACATAGGCCGGCTGGTGCGCGCGACGCATGAGGCGCATGGCGTCGTCTTTCATCTTTGCGAGAGCGTCGTCGCCATCGGCGAGGATCATGTCGCTCTGGCGAGCGGCGCGCGCGTTCCGGCGGATCTCGTCGTCGTCGGCGTCGGCGTGCGCCCGCTCACGACGCTCGCCGAGGAGGCCGGGCTCGCCGTCGATCGCGGCGTTCTCGTCGATGAATATCTCGAAACCAGCGCTCCGAACGTCTTCGCCGCCGGCGATATCGCGCGCTGGCCGGATCGCCGCAGCGGCGAGCGGATCAGGATCGAGCATTTCGTCACCGCCGAGCGCCAAGGGCAGACGGCGGCGCGCAATATTCTCGGCGCGAAAGAGCCCTTCGAGGCGCCGCCCTTCTTCTGGAGCCGTCATTACGACCTGACCATCGCCTATGTCGGGCACGCCGGCGCTTGGGATCGCGTCGAGATCGTCGGCGACCTCGAGAAGAGGGATTGCATCGTCACCTATTTCTGCCGCGATCACAGAATGGCGACAGCGACGATCGGCCGCGATCTGGACAATCTGCGCGTGGAAGCCCAGATGGAAGCGTCCACCGGTGGTTGA
- a CDS encoding c-type cytochrome, with product MHSTSALAWARSLACRALLPLCLAAPAAAADIDRGRYLVEALTACDNCHTPRGPDGYRPDKRFSGGSQTFNGETYSVRGPNISSDAATGIGSWSDERLTAAIIAGVGPEGRLAPAMPSEYYRILTARDLEAVIAFLRTAAPVESARPAQRRDGEQKTETFPGAEAPFEESALDDPLRRGFYVATLARCMECHSGETNGALDHKQKLGAGGKLFRTPAGVAVGANITQHPTAGIGAWSDAEIKAAIVAGVGRDGKPLKPTMANLSKAHFSKMTPRDLDALILWLRTIPPRAGP from the coding sequence GTGCACTCCACTTCTGCTCTCGCATGGGCGCGTTCTCTGGCGTGTCGCGCCTTGCTGCCGCTCTGCCTCGCCGCCCCGGCAGCCGCCGCCGATATCGATCGCGGCCGTTATCTCGTCGAGGCGCTCACCGCTTGCGACAATTGCCACACGCCGCGCGGCCCCGACGGCTATCGGCCCGACAAGCGCTTTTCCGGCGGCTCGCAGACTTTCAATGGCGAGACTTACAGCGTGCGCGGCCCGAATATCTCGTCGGACGCCGCGACCGGAATCGGCTCCTGGAGCGATGAGCGGCTGACGGCGGCGATCATCGCCGGCGTCGGGCCGGAGGGGCGTCTCGCGCCGGCCATGCCGTCGGAATATTACCGCATATTGACCGCGCGCGATCTCGAGGCGGTCATCGCCTTTCTGCGCACGGCTGCGCCGGTGGAGTCCGCGCGGCCGGCGCAGCGCCGCGACGGCGAGCAGAAGACCGAGACCTTTCCCGGCGCCGAGGCGCCTTTCGAGGAGAGCGCGCTCGACGATCCGCTGCGGCGCGGCTTTTACGTTGCGACCCTGGCGCGCTGCATGGAATGCCACAGCGGCGAGACCAATGGCGCGCTCGACCATAAGCAAAAGCTCGGCGCCGGCGGCAAGCTGTTCCGCACGCCGGCGGGGGTGGCGGTCGGCGCCAATATCACCCAGCATCCGACTGCGGGCATCGGCGCCTGGAGCGACGCGGAGATCAAGGCCGCCATCGTCGCCGGCGTCGGCCGCGACGGCAAGCCGCTGAAGCCGACCATGGCCAATCTCTCCAAGGCGCATTTCTCGAAGATGACGCCGCGCGATCTCGATGCGCTCATTCTCTGGCTGCGCACGATTCCGCCACGCGCGGGGCCGTGA